In the Zingiber officinale cultivar Zhangliang chromosome 5A, Zo_v1.1, whole genome shotgun sequence genome, CGACTTCTTTGAGAATCTGCATGAACTTTTTCTGTTGCGGGCAGCTTCTCCCAAACGAAGCTTGGACCACGATGGAGTTGGTTAACTCGTTCAGCCTCTCCCCCAGGTTGACTGGCTTCCCGATGGCAGCAGCGTAGCTGACGTCGCTCATGAGACGATCGACCTTCTCCTTCCTTAAAGACGCAAACGACTTGACACGCTTTGAGCCGAGCAGCTCCATGACGCAAATTTTGCGCAGCTGGCGCCAGTACTTGCCGTTGGAGAAGGCGATGTCGCTTTGGCCGTAGGCAATGATCTTGGCGGCAGTGATCTCGGGGCGAAAGGCGAAGTTGGCGTCCTGCTCCTTGAGCACCTGCTGCGCGCCCTCCCGCGAGCTGATGATGATTTGGTCGACTTGGCCGAGTTGGAGCTTCATGACATTCCCATGCTTGCGAGCTAGGTCGCGGAGCGCGTGGTGGGGCTGCTTGCCGACGAGATGATGAAAGTTGCCAATGAAGGGCAGCCTTGAGGGGGTGGGAAACTCCGGCCCCACGTGGTTAGGCTTGGAGGTGAAGAGCCTCCTGACGATGATCAGGAGAACAAAGAAGATGGAGAGCGAGATGGGAAGAGACGGGAGTTGAAACTCCATCTTGAATCTCGATGTGCAGTGGCTTAGCTAATTGGCTGTGCCTTGCGGGACTTTATATAGCAAAAGCTAGTGAGCTTCTGTCCCTAAATTTTTCTGTTCGGATTCTCATGTTGATCGGACGGATCAAATTACATCTTAagagatcatgacattttaaagaTGTATAcaatattttcatgatatgtaagACATTCTTGAAATATAATTTGATCTATCCgatcgataaaaaaaaatatgaaaataaagaaATTAGAAGATAGAGGGTCTGAGTGAGACAGTGCCCAGGCAAAGACTTTATTACCTGAACCTGAAAAAGAATGTTTTGAGGATATGGGACCAATCCTGTCAAATTTAGCCACATTGCCTTCGTCATTCCGGCGTCGTGGATTTGACATGTCTGATGCAAGGGCGCAGCCACTGCTCGGGTGATGGACTCCAACCCACTTATTTTTTTTcaggaaaattaatattttttaaattttttttcaacccttcaaaattattaataagtactggaaaaaataaatattaaaatcctgaagcaaaaaataaaataaaataatttaaaatataaacaaATCTAATTATTGATGAGGACGTTGAATTAAAATTGGATTAAGTTTGAATAAAATTAAATGGATAGATATCAAGATAAAAAATAAGTTGGTTCAAATTAAGATTAATTTAGATATGATTGAGTCAAATTATGATGGTAGATTAAattgatttgattaatttaaaataaattaaaatatttttaagaatctCTTAATTCTCCACGTACTTTGCTCCCACCGCCTCATGCTGCATGCCCTTTTCCAGACACCTGTAGCTTCATCTCATGCACTACGCTTTTCTTGTTCTTAATTCGTTCTTGTTGTATCTCTTCCAACCACTAAACTGCATCCTTTACATGTCCTCTTCTCAACAATAGCAGCCCTTGTTACCGccttctttttcaatttttaaccAACAACAAGCACCAACACCAGCTGCCAGAGCTAGTCAGGGCCATCGTCAAAGCCCGTCGGAGCTAGTTGAGGTCATCGGCAAAGAGATCCTTTTACTATCTCAATAACTTTCTGTTTTATTTCTTCCTTGTTCCAACTAACAACAATAAATATTGTTACTTATTTTTGTTCCTCGTAACATGCATTGCTAATTCCATCACCCACTGCTGAAGCACCTAAGGTGAGTTTCAGCACCTAAGGTGAGAACCGACAACTCTCATATTGCCTAGATCCAGAGGAATCAAAGTTTTCCATATTTTTGAATCTTCTAGTATTCTCATTCAAAAATATTGTAGTAGGTACATTATTCAAATATTAGGAGTGAGTTAATGATGGGAATATATGTacattttttttatgtatatagGATGTAATATTTCACCAcataataatattataaaatattttgataatttgatGAATATACATTGTTATATTGACAAAGTAATAAATACATAATCTTCATAAGAAAGgtaaacactacaagaaaaaagccttacaacaacgatttttcaccgttgtcgtagcccctttcggactgttattaaaggctgtgttgttaaagggggtgctcaaagacaacagtttttaaccgttgtctttgaagacagacaacagttttacaacggtaaAAACCCGTTGTCTTGTCATTGACaatagtttttcaccgttgtctttgaacataTGCCTTTAATAATAgtctcttcaacaacagttttgaactgtctacgacaacggctaaaaatcgttgtctttttagccaatgacaacggttaaaaatcgttgtctttttagccaacaatgttatttaacatcagtttgacaatgatttttcactgttgtcttttaatgccattgacaacagtttcacatatttaaactgatgtctttgggtacaatatacaatattttgacaataaataaaaaattgaattttttccATCATTTAATaaccattattttatttaaataatatatctaCAAAATATCATATATCAAAAACCTACAATCCGatccaaacatcatcatccagtgcaaatttcattaaagtaccaaacatcaacatccaaacatcacaaaagtttacaaaactaaatagtacccttaacaatatatcacacatatatatgaagtccaaaatatcttattttgttggatcaaatcttctctacctgtgcatcttctaaataccctgtgcatcttctaaacaccataTCAAGAACTGCAGCCTTTTCCCTGAGGTATTATGCAGAGTTTATATATGCTTTCTAAACACCCTGtgctttctcctccctcctagcttctcttttcttctcctttctgggtatggtcattatcttttccctgaagtaaatagcatatgattgcaagttaagtcatttccccagagtaaatggcataaagatgatgatgacaaagatgttgtacacaattgaatatgataacaatacttctttctaggcacaaacaacaacaacaaattaaTAAGACAAACTTTATTTTGGTTTCCATTGTATTACAGCAAACTTATCTCAAAATCTCAATATTATTCAAGctgattttttttctaatgttCTCAAAACCTGAGCTTGATTTCCTTAGATATATGCCTAGGGAAACATTTCATTAATTCTCAGTTAAAGTATACTTCCTTCATTTCAATTCAATTCTCAGCCTTTATAAGACTTGCACAGAATCTGCACTGCATAGAATTTGCACTATACTGCAAATGCTGTCTTCACTATTTTCAATTCCAAAACTCAGACTCCAAGTTCTTTTCCAATTGTTTCCTTAATTTGCTAATTTATGAACCTATAACTCCTTCCATTCTGCAATTCAATTTTGATTCCTATAAATTGGCTTCTATATTCAGATTCTGCAGTACTATAATTCTACAATCTAGCTAACTTCTGATCTCCTTTTACCATTCGGTCACATAATGATTCTCACATCACATTTCTTTCAATTTAATCTTGAACACAATAATTTCCAAATTAGGTACCCAGTCTTAATACTGGATACAAAATTCTAAACAATTTAGTTTCAGATTATAGTTCTTGAATTGTTCAGTATTGCTCAAATTCCTTCTCAACTTGAGTTTCTGTTTTTCTTAATAAGCTGCTCTTGTCTTATTAATACTAAACACCCTTTTACTTCctgtgaaaataaaaatcacatgattttaaTCCAATTCAACAACAAGAAGTCTAGCTAGTCTCCAGTAATATAGAGTTTTAGAGTTTGTAAAGTATATAACAACAACTGGCTAATAAGgtttattattttcttcattGTGATATACTGTAAATTAAACTTCTCATATAGTATTTTCATATAGCAGATCCTAAAAAATAGACGTTGGTTTCCTATGTTGAAACATTGCCAATTTGTttcaatttaactgaatattatcattgtcaaatgcaataagatgaactcatgtatatacctattcataaatatgatcttgtatgcattcgGCTATTTCAGAGCGCACTTCATTAATTTCTTCTTGAGAGTATTCCgtttttgtgaactgtgaacacacataaattatatgatcttaaagaacaaaatataattaattggaaaaaaataataactaaataacttCTAATTATTTGAGATGATAAAGATAATATTACTATTGATGGTAGTGTATCCCCCTCGATCATTGCAATTTCTTTAGTAATTTGTCTCATAAATCTCATCACGtaataaccacattgtttcgcatctggCTGCCTAGGAGCCTACGTTAAAGGCAATTCATATTGTTAATGATAAATATAcacattaaaatatttaattgaaatagaagtacccataccttgattacttcccattgtacatgctttcttcctttccttccattgttcgaattaaataatcttaacgcccttcatatatacattcaacatagttgatatataagtgttttatgactaaattaaatacataataaaaagcatatataaactcacatttccataacatatttccaatcttcatCACAAATGCGATGACTTAAAGAATCCAACACATAAACAATCTCCTTATGAGGTTTAATGACAGTCAAATTCAAATGGAAactacacacaaatacaaaattagtgcatacaattcactaaaatagtcaattgaaaatgatattaaagATGTTCATTACCCATTGCAACTTGGCACCAAAACTAACTGATTAATTGATGCACCACTCATCCTATCTACTAATTGATTATGTATGTCTGCATAGGAAATAGGCCAATGAAGGACAGAACCTGCAAAATATTATGTATGTTGTCAAATCCTGGACAACATTTGATGTTACTTGGAACGTTGGTGGCACGCTAAGAAACTTTGTCAATAGAACCTgtaaaatataaacatatattagaaaataaaaatatccaaaacaaGGTCATTAACTCATTATCCCCTCAACTAGTTAGGTTTCATCTTTGCAAGGCTTGCCACTTATCCCAATGATTTTAAATTCTTGATTTGTATGAGTTGTCTTCACTCTCGAATTTTCAAAACTCTTCTAGCTTAGCAACAACAAAcagtgaaaaaataattttagtagACACAATATGAAGAATGAAACAAGCAAGCTAAAATAAGTTACCTCAATAGGTATATTATATATAGGCATTCAATAacctagaaaataaaaataaagaacaaaTTATTAATCACCTTGTTTCAGTCCAGTTGGTATGCATCCTTGACATTTTGATTTGCAAGTAGAAAACCAACCAATAGTCCAGGACACACAGTCATAGTAGTAGAGACATCTATGTTCAACAAATAAGAAAgatgataatatttttaaaacaataaagTGATTGAATGGCAATGCAAGCAAAAGCAAATAGCAAAGGTGTAGAGACATTGTAAGTTCTTACCAATACTCAAAGAAAGACCTCCTTTTGAAGTCCTCAAATTAGAAGGAAAACCTCCGTATCCCATGACTGCACCACCAAGGTCAATAaagtttttaggattgttttgaaaaaataattgtcTCACAAGAAGACATTCCCTAAAAATGTATTTTGGTAACTATCAGAATGCAACAAATAAACCCACAATTATGTAATCCATAATTTCAACAATAAATGACTAGAAGGAAATTCACATACTATTTTTCCGCAAGCTGCCGCAAAATAATGTCAGGAACCTGTAAGGCCTCCTGAGAGTTCTCAGTTTCATTGACCACTCAGATAGATTGTTCCTGAATATGATGGTTGTATCATTGATTCACATACGTGGAGTAATCATTCCAGTCTTTGACAGCCTGAtcataacatgaagaatgcaacaGAAATGACATTTATATAGCTAGGAACAAAAGATTGCATATAAGTGCAGTGACCAAGCAATCTTCAATACAATTCACCACCTCCAAAGAAATAGGCTGGGGATGCATAACACGCGTGCACATAATAATTGCCACCATTAGTAAATTCAGACAGAACAGTAGGCTGAAATGTTGGTGCCTAGCACTGACCTGTTTCGAGAGTTTTCGATTCTTAAATTTGAATGGGATGGTGTCTAGCACTGACCTGTTGGTGCCATGCTCATTGCTGTAGCAGTCATTAGCATTGAGGAAGTTCAGTATCAGTGCTTGTCTCATAGTATCAGTGCATGAGTCCCTGCCAAAGTAGGCTGAAATGGCCTTCGAGAAAACCAGGGTTCGAACCCAACCCAACCTCTCAGTCTTGCGTTCGGGTTCGAATATGCAAGAGGCTGCTAAGAAGAAGTCCTCCAACAGGGTTCTTCTGCTCACACCATGCCATCCAAGGCCTGCCTCCTCGTACCACCTTGAATGGAACCACACAATTGAAACTTGAACAGGTTGACTACTTGTACAACACTGAACCAATGTAGGTCTCAATTAGAATAAGAAATATTTGACATACTTTTGAAGATAGAGCCACTCCAGCTGATGGTGAGCTTGGCAATGGTTAAAGTCCAACTTAGCCAACTCCAAATACATATCATTGTTTACCAGAGGCATCCTGCCATATCACTCTTTCAGTTAATCATTCAGTTAAGTAAAcaagtttagtaagtagatagcTTAAAGTAAGGAACTGCGATCAGTAGATGAGCTTACCTGTAGAGAGTCTTGCCAATCCAAATATCACTTCCCCCTCATACTGCTCCAAGTAGAGTCTTGCCTCAATGAGAGGCAGGCTCGCGTACCAGGGGAAATCCAGAGCATACTCCACCTGCTCCGTTGATCAAACTAGGATATGGTACTAATTCGACACAAGTAGAAACTGAAATTTATCTATTTTAGTTGGACAATTACCTCCCCGGGCAAATCCTTGGTGATGATCCATTTGTCGAGCAGCTGGTGTGCAGCTTGTTTCTCTCACAAGAAGGCATAGGTGAAGCTCTTAGCTCTCGCCAGTATCTCTTCGCCGGGGAAGGCCACTTGCGCCGCCCGGTTCAGATTGTACAGAGAGGATGAAACTGTCTCCAAACCCAGAATCGATGGGACAAGGAAGTAGGAGCAGCACGTTCCGGCAGCACCATCTGATCTGCAGCGTCCAAGAAATTAGGGTCCTCCGCGTAGGCCGCCTCGGAGCAGAGCCGAAGCGCCAGAGCTAGCTAGAGCTGGTATGTCTCCTCAGCCTGCTGCGCCCAGCTCTTGGTCGACGATGACGACAGACCAACAGCGGCGCCGTCCTGCCCCCTCCCCTCTGCTCCTGCCTCTTGCCGCCATATCTCTTCGTCGTCATCCATCTCATCGTCCTCATCATTTGGAAGCTCTCCGACCAAAAGCACCACCACGGGCCGCCGGAGGCGACGGAAGCCGTGAAGATCAAGTCTTTCGAGAGTGCCCCTCCTCCTCCCGCTGCTCAAGTCGTCCCTCTCTCGCCCCGACCTACGCCGGCAACGCCTAAACTCCTAGATCCAAATTCCGACGGTGATCCATTGGACAAGGAGGCGGAGAGCTCGGAGGAGAATGACTCTATGGAAGCAACTTGGAAGGCGATCATGGAgaagacccccccccccccaaggcgGAGAGAACCCAGGACCGAGGAGGTCGCCTCCGCTTCCATCGCCACCTCCACCCAGCAATCTGCACAAGCAGCAGCAACCACCCACGCTCCTACCTCGCATTTTAAAAAAGGGGCATACTTCCACACTCGCcaagattgtatgaggagagccGTATGAAGATCTCGTATGACGagaaaggtttagggtttggaTAGGCTAAGGGGGGAAATAGGGCGTCAAAAAATTTTTGGAGAGATGGAAGCAAACCATTGCTACAACAAAAACGGCAAATGAGAAAAACGGCGAAtaaataaagtcaaagacaactgtttaataaactgttgtctttgacccctaaaaaagcacttaaagacaacagttttagaaaactgttgtaaaaggtggtgttgattttacaaaaagtcgttcaacaacaacggtttttacaAACTGgtgtcttttatttttttggggcgctcaaagacaacggttttgtcaaaaactattgtcttttaccaaattaacaacagttccttctaaaatcgttgtctttgtggtgttgtcttttaacaattttgttgtagtgaaaagAACATATTGCAACTTACAGCAACTATTGAAAACATTTGATGGCTCACTTTATAAGCATGTGAATTTGAGGGCAAGATGAATCTCCATCTTCTAATAATCATAGAAATGTTATCAAGATGATAAAATTTATAAGGAAAATGTATAAGAGTATTGGGACATCATTTTATACAAAGCTTCAAAAAATACAAAGTATACTCCATCAGATATTCAGAAAGATGTCTTGAGGATTTTTGCCTATGGGTATCAAAAATAAATCCGACCCGACAACCTGATCCGAGTCAACCTGAAAAACATCAAGTTTGGGTTGGGATTTTCGGGTTTGGGTCGGATTCGAGTTGGTGGATTTTTGGGTTGAAAATTTTCGGATTGGGTTCGTGTTGACCCAAATTTAGGATTTAATGGATATTTTAGAgttatatcaaaatttattttaaaaattaagatgattttatgtatattaatatcaatgttAGTATGACAATGATGGAACATTaaaataaaagtgaagaattatagagaaaataactataaaaaaagtcattttgaattgAGTTATTTAAATCAGAGTCGGGTTTGGGCTGGTCAAGTTTGGGTTCAGCTTTAGAGGTTTCAAGTTGTATTGGGgtttgggtcgggttcgggttaggattttaaaaaaaatcctgacCCAACCCGAATCAAACCTGATCCGACCCACCTGAATTAACACCCCTAATCTTGCCAATCAAATGAGAACCAAGATTCATAAAGAAATCGAGGATACAAAATTTACATTTTAGTTGATGAAGCAAGAGATACATCTAATAAGGAGAAAATGACTATTGTATTAAGATTTGTGGATATTGATGGCTTTTTATGAGAGCGGTTCTTTGTCATTGTACATGTGACTGATACAATTGCTGCAacatttatgaaaaaaatatctTATGCTTTTGATCGTTATGACTTGCATATCGATAACATGCAAGGACAGAGATATGATGATGCTAGCAATATGCGTGGCTCTTGGAATGTGATGCAAGATCAATTCAACATGACCCTTTGAATTTCAAacagtcataacttttgactcgggacTCATAATCAAGATCTGTCAAATCTCACTCATGcataatttgaaaatatatatttattactAGGGTATCCATAACCATTAACTTTTGAGCTAAAATTTCACCGTTTAGGATCTCAAGTAAGCCTCTgaagattttattactatttttagtcattattattttttatgatatttGGGGTATTTTTGATATTCCTATTAATTATTGATCATAGGCAGTCTAAAACAGTGTCCtgctttattaattttaatttctataaagagatttccttttatagaaatatctcttttctttttctataagaTTGAAATTGAAGTTGATATTTTAGGATTTCTATCCTTTCTTGGTTATAGGGTCGAGAGTTTATATAAATACATGTATGGCTACATGGGAATTAATCCCTCTTTTATTAACAAAGTTTCTTTTCTGATAAATCCGacaagttttcattttttttggtgTTCTCTCTTATTGAATTCTCCACCAATCTCCCCTCTCATTAGCCTGTAGGATAATCACTATCCTATCCAGcgataattggtatcaaagttgGTTGTGTCCGAATGAGGGAATCAAGTGTCAGATCCAATGAAAGGTCGATGTGGTCATATTGGTCATGATCACAACTACAAGCAGGTTCCGATTGAGGAAGCTAAGTACCATGGACATAGCATCCAGGACATGATGGCAATTGAGGATTTATTTAAGCAAGTTACATAGTTAAATCAGCAAATGGAAGCAATGGTGGCGACATAAAATCTTGAAGGTTGGGAGATTTCAGATTCAGGATCTAAGTCTACCTTCGAGAATCCTTACTACCATTAGATTGCTAGCCAAGAACGTCGTATTCGGGAGGAGCCTTATGAGGACCTTGGTTTTCAAGTTGAACTATCCAAATTTTCTTGTATGTTACAAGCAGAGAGTTTTGTCGATTGGTTTAACAAAGTGGAGTGAATGTTTGAATATAAGAAGGTTCTAGATCAGATGAATGTGAAGTTGATTTCTATTAGACTCAAAAGGCGAGCCTCGGTGTGTTGGGAATAGATGCGTCGTTCACGAGATAGACAGGGCAAGTCCAAAATAGATGACTAGCAGAAGATAAGAAGAAACGAAGGGGTAGCTTTCTGCCTTTTGGCTACACCCAAATTCTGTTTCAATGATTTCACTCGTTAATATTGGGAGCGAGAATGGTCGATGAATATATTGATGAGTTCCACCAACTAATCGCTTGAAATGACCTATTCTAAATAAAGGAATAGATGGTCGCATGATACTTAGGGGGTTGCGTCAACCCTTATAAGATGCTCTCAACCTTCATTCATTTTTGACGATGTCCGAAGTCTACTAGTGTGCACTAGTCGTTGAAAAATAATAGAACCAGAAGCTAGTGGTGAGAGGAGACCAAAACGATAGATCAGTTCACCCTCAAGGTTCACTATCCATACCACAGTAGCCTTCACAGGTTAATCCTAATGCGCCTATCACGTGTTATCGTTCTAGCGAATAAGAACACAAAGCTAGCCAATGTAGGAAGCCTGCTCCTGCAAATTAGAAAGGAAAAAATCTTTTGATTGAGGAAGATATAGAAAAAGAGATCAAAACAATTGGCCACCCGGTCTATGATACGCTTGTGAGGTGATTTATGGTGACAACCAAGAGGCATTGGTCCTTCGTAAGAGTCTACTAACTCCCAAGAGTAATTCGGAGGAAAATTGGTTGAGAACCAATATTTTTCATACTACCTGCACCATCTCAGATAAAGTCAGCAAGATGATCATCAACAATGACAATTGTGAGAAGTAGTCTCTACTGAGACTATCcaaaaattataactaaaaaTGAACTGTCATCCTAAACCATATAAGTTATCCTGGTTGAATAAAGATAGTGAGGTAACAGTAGATCGACAATGCCTCATGTCTTTTTCAATTGGCAAATATTTTGATAGTGCTTAGTATGATGTGGTGGCCATGGACGCATGTCATGTATTATTGGAGCAACCTTGGCAGTATGATCGCAGTGCTATTCATGATGGGTAGAAGAATATCTATAGTCTTTAGttgaagggaaaaaaaattatattagcaCCACGGCGGGAAAGAACCACTCCAATTCTGGTAGCCAAGAATACTAATCTTCTTTCTATATCCAGGTTTTTAGATAAGATGGAGCATGGAGTCGCTGTCTATTGCTTTGCTACCATGCTAGAGCAAAGGCAAAGCCATGGACACTAAGTTACCATCCAGAGCACaatagctactagctgattatgATGAGCTAATGCTAGACGATCTTCCTTCTAGGCTATCACCCATGCGAGATATCCATAATCAGATTGACCTTGTTAGGGGGGCGAGCTTGCCTAACTGACCAGTAAATTGCCTAAGTCCCAAGGAGCCTGAAGAATTACAATGACAGATGGTAGAATTACTAAAAAAAAGCTTATATCTGTGAGAGCATTATCCCATGTACAGTTCCAACCTATTAGTGCCAAACAAAGATGGTTTATGGTTCATGTGCATTGACAGCCGAGCCATCAACAAGATCATGGTGAGGTATAAATTCCCAATTCCTCACTTGAATGATATGTTGGATTAGCTATTTGGTTCTAAGGtattctcaaaaattgaccttaAAAGCAAATACTGCCATATCAGAATGAGGCCCGGAGATGAATAGAAAATTGCATTCAAGACGCAACATGAGCCATATGAGtggatggtcatgccttttggatttTCCAATGTACCTAGCACCTACATGAGAGTTATGCATCAGATTCTGTGGCCTTTCATAGGAAAGTTTGTGGTGGTCTACTTTGATGACATGCTTGTCTCTGACATGGGTTGTAACAACTCAATTTCCTCATTTTGGGTCCTAAAagcaattaaaaatatttagaaatactttagaaatattctagagatttttagaaatttttagagtatttttatataatttttagagttcattaggtatttttaccaaaagaaacaagttgcaaaaataaagagattaagccgaggtttgaaccggagaccttcggttaagcaaagccttaagttgtctcggctgaccaggaacccagcagggtcgttctgattaaagaaagagtgaaatttatttaagcagtagttaataacagaaaataattagGTATAAAAGAGTTttggccgagattcgaacccgtaaCCTCCGACCTGGTccaagccttaagcaaagcgCAATGACCAAGCACCCAAGCAGGCAGTGCTGAGAAAATATCGGGCGAAAATTTATTTATATGGAAGTACGTAACAGAAATTCGAAGTTATAAGAGGGATAAGTGATGTTCTGTTTCTCGTGACCGAAACctaattaatttctccccttcCTCGCGTGCGACGGCTGCTCGGGCGGAAGCGAAGCCGGAATTAAGGCTTGTTCCCGGCGGCCAATCAAGAGTCCAATCTGAGAGCTTTTCACCTCCTCACGATCCTCTCGGCAAGGTGGACCCGTAGGCACAAGAAGAGGTTAGGAACTCGAgtttctccgaaaccctagaagccctagctgcctttttctcggttgtgagtccaagaagcaaggtaagtgcttcctcgcCTGCAGTATAGTAGTTTCGAGCTTCGTTTTCTCCTTCCTTGCTTTGGAACATGCTGTACAGAAATTTGAGTTTGCTAGGggcttttgtttcttttctttgctTCTGGAATGCTGTAGAGAATCAGGATCTCTAGGGGTTTAAGAGTAGTTTCAAGGTTTACATAATAGTacagaagttgagcggaagacgcggctagcgagaaggatggcacggggagagagccgatgggcttggtacgtccgagggacgaggtgccgcggaagagtataccagtgggggagaagaacgtacacgacatttgagggacgagaaaccggggaggaaggctgctcgagaaggctggaacttgggtttgggtgagccctattccggatggccgagatgtaacacccacgaaatctagtagttatatatatgtgagtatcctttttcttttgtagaataaaaagggagatagaaccaaaaagatataaaaagaaaagaggtgaggtcaaggattgaaccttgaaccttttaatTAAATGGCAAACTTTAGGAGTTATGGAATGACCAATAGGCCatcatgaattattgttgaaagggggatggaaattttagagtaagagtatggttaagagaaggaaacaagaaaatatcaagtagctttcttcctccttctcttgattaagaaaagaacaagcaaaagacaaattgtctttccCTTCTTTCTTTCATTCATTCTCATGAGGATAAAGGAGGAGATGAGATTAGAagaattaagg is a window encoding:
- the LOC121982640 gene encoding uncharacterized protein LOC121982640, which encodes MSGASINQLVLVPSCNGFHLNLTVIKPHKEIVYVLDSLSHRICDEDWKYVMEMALRLFNSNNGRKGRKHVQWEVIKAPRQPDAKQCGYYVMRFMRQITKEIAMIEGDTLPSIFTKTEYSQEEINEVRSEIAECIQDHIYE